From the genome of Solibacillus sp. FSL H8-0538:
GCTTCATTAACAATAACGTAAGCAGCATCCGTTTCAACTTCTTTCAATAGGTCTGCGATAAATTGTTCTGTCTCACGAGAGGCTGTTCCATTGCCAATCGCAATAATGCTAATCGGATACTTTTTAAGAATTTCTTTTACGACCGCTTTTGATTTTACGATATCAGGCTTTGGTGGATGTGGATAAATCGCTGTCACTTCTAGCATTTTTCCAGTTTCATCGACAACAGCTAGTTTACAGCCTGTACGGTATGCTGGGTCTACCCCTAATACCATTTTCCCACGCATAGGTGGCTGCAGTAATAAATTACGTAAGTTCTCAGAGAAAATATGAATAGCCTGCGCTTCCCCTTTAGCTGTTAACTCTCCGCGTAACTCCCGTTCAATCGATGGCTGGATAAGACGCTTATAGCTATCCGCAATAGCAAGCTTCACTTCATCCACCGATGTCCCGCTAAAATTGCGTGGAATCCACTGTTGTTCCATGATTTGAGTTGCTCGCTCAAGTGGTACCTGAATAGCCGCACGAAGAATATCCTCTTTTTCCCCACGATTAATCGCTAAAATACGGTGTGGTACAATACGGTGAATAGGTTCCTCATATTGATAATACATTTCAAACACTTGCTTTTCGTCTTCTTCTGCATTTTTTACAGACGTTTCAAGTTTCCCTTCGCGCCAGGATAGCTGACGTAACTTATCACGCACTCCCGCATCATCTGCAAAACGCTCGGCTATAATATCACGTGCTCCATTTAGTGCATCCTCTACGGTTGAAACACCATTTTCTTCATTAAGAAATGAAGCAGCGATAGTCGCGATGTCCCCCTTAGTAAATTGCATTATTTTATCTGCGAGCGGTTCCAGACCACGCTCTTTTGCAATCGTTGCTTTCGTACGGCGTTTTTGCTTATACGGACGATATAAATCTTCCACGCGCTGCAAGATTGTTGCACCATTAATTGCTGTAATTAACTCTTCTGTTAGCTTGCCTTGCTCCTCGATTAAACGTGATACTTCTTCTTTTCGATTTTCTAGTTGCTGTATGTAATGATAGCGATCTTCCACCGCTTTAATTTGAACTTCATCTAATGAACCCGTCGCTTCTTTTCGGTAACGTGCAATGAACGGCACAGTATTGCCATCCTCTAAAAGTTTAATGACCGTTTCTGCCTGATGCGGCTTTACTTTTGCATCGTTTGCAATGATTTGTAGCATTTGTTTATGTTCCATTTTTCCACTACCCTTCTTTGTTTATTACATTTATCCCGCATTTCCGAGGAATAATACCCATGCTGATTGAAGTTCCACTTTATTTTACCATTTGATTACACTTGAACGTAAGTTAGTTCCATTCGATAAACCTACCTTACTCGCGAAAGCAGGCAAATTGATGTCCTTTCATGAACACTAAAAAACGAGTCTACTTTTTATAAAGTAGACTCGTAGTATAAGAACATAATGAACACCACCACTCGAGTCAAAATTGAATAATTCATCAAGCGCTTGGTAGGTAAGCGCCCTCTCCATTACCTCTAATACATCTTCTGCTCGTACGTCTAAATAAATTACTATGAAGATCGCCGTAACTCGGTCGTTAATGCTTCAACCGCCGATTTTAATATCGTAGTCCCCGTTCTATTATTCCATTAGAAACTCAAACCGCCCATGTTTTATTATATAAAAAACGTTTAATTTCCCTAGTACTCTAAATTATTTTCTGCTAAATCCATTTCTCTACTCGAATGGTTGTCCCTTTGTTGACGAAAGATTGAACATCCATATCGTCCATCAATTGTCGCACTCCTGGTAAACCCGCACCTAAGCCGCCTGATGTCGAATAACCAACCTCCATTACCTTGCGTACGTCTCCTATTCCAGGCCCTTTGTCTGAAGCTGTAATTCTAATTCCTTCTCTATCATTTTCGCTAATTCTTTCTATTGTAATCTTACCTGCACGAGCATATAAGTAAATATTACGTGCCAGTTCACAAATCGTTGTCGTAATCTTTGCCTGATCAAGTGTACCAAATCCCACAGACTTAGCTTCGTTACGACCGAGTTGACGTGCCGCTACAATATCCCATTCCGTGCTTATCTCAATAATAGCCTTTTTACTCATCACTGTCCCCCAATTCCAGTTGGAGATTCATTGGTGCTTGAATAATCCCTTTTTGATTCATTTCGAAAATATACTTTCACAAGTTACAATCAATTAATAGCAACAATTACGATACTTCTATCTATTAATATACCGAAGCAACCAGTCTATAGTATCCAACTAAGTATAGTACGATTTTTAGTTATATCGTTAAATTTTTAAATATTTTAAATATTTAATTGATTATAATACAAAGAACCAAAAATTACTCGTTAAACATTCTACCTTTGAATAATATATTTACTTGTTTATACTTTCGTTGTATCACATATCGTTTTAAGTTTTTCGATTATTTTAAGAAAAGAATATGAAAAAACATCGAAACAAGTTGTTTCGATGTTTTTTGGTTTTTTTATGTATTAAAATTTAACTAGCCCTAAACTGATTTCAAGTGCAACATCTACTTTTTCCATCAATTGTGCATCAAGCTGTGTAATGCGATCTGTTAACCGCGACTTATCAATTGTACGCAATTGCTCAAGCAAAATTACCGAGTCCCGCTCAAAGCCATATTTTTTGGCATTGATTTCAACATGTGTTGGTAATTTTGCTTTTTGAATTTGCGCAGTAATTGCAGCAATGATGACAGTAGGACTGAATCGATTTCCTATATCATTTTGGATTATTAATACGGGTCTAGTACCACCTTGTTCAGAACCTACAACAGGTGAAAGGTCTGCAAAAAAAACGTCTCCACGCTTTACAATCAAATTGTCATCCCCCGCTTACGAGACGCTCCACCATATGTTCCGCTTCATACTCTGCATGTAAACATTCACTACAAATAGACAGATTTATGTGCGACATTTCCACATAGCCTTTCATTAAAGCTTCCCGTATTTGATTTGGTTGCTTATGCTTCGTAAATTTACGAGTTGATAGATACGTAATATCTTCGTCGCTTACAAAACTACTCCCAAAAGTCCGTTGAAATTGAACAAACATTTCTTCTGGCAGTCCTACAAATACTTTTTTCATTACAACATCGTCTAATTTCTTTGCGTACACAACAAGCACCTCCACCAAAACGTACCATTTTACATTCCTAGTTCATTTTAGCATTGAATAGAAACGATTAAAAGACAAGAAAATAAAAAAACTGACAATTCTTGTATTTATAGGTTCGTTTTATGGAGTTTTATATCGAAATTACTTACTTAATATAGATTCTTGGCACTCTTGACGTAATAATACACGGTACTTCATAGTTGATTGTTTCGACTTTTGTCGCCCAATCATCTAATGTAATCTCTTCTCCCTGCTGCTTACCGACTAATGTAACTCTCTCTCCAACATTATATGCTGCGGGTAATAAAATCATACATTGATCCATACAAATTCGCCCAATAATTGGCGAACGCTTGCCATCAACTAATACGTCTTGACCGCTAAGCTTACGAATCATACCGTCTGCATAACCAATCGGAATCGTACCAATATAGCAATCGTCCGCTGCTGTAAATGTTGCGCCGTAGCCAACTGATTGACCAGCGTGCAATTTTTTCACATGCACAAGTTCTGTTTCAAGTGCAAGTGCCGGGCGGAGTGGAAATGGTAGCACTTCTCCAACATAAGAAGAAGGAAGCAGACCATACATTGAAATACCGAAACGAACTGCATCAAACTGTAAAGATGAATGCTTAATTAATGCTGTTGCAGTATTTGCTACATGTACAAGCCTCGGTTTTTCAGGGAGATATTGTAAAAGTTCTTTAAATTTATCAACTTGCTTGTCGAAATACAGTGTTTCTTCTTCGTCAGCCGTAGCAAAATGCGTAAATATTCCATCTACACTAAATTGTGCAGTCGATGTAATTATTTCATATAGTTGGAGTAGCTCTTCTAGCGAATTAACGCCAATTCTACCC
Proteins encoded in this window:
- a CDS encoding Tex family protein, with translation MEHKQMLQIIANDAKVKPHQAETVIKLLEDGNTVPFIARYRKEATGSLDEVQIKAVEDRYHYIQQLENRKEEVSRLIEEQGKLTEELITAINGATILQRVEDLYRPYKQKRRTKATIAKERGLEPLADKIMQFTKGDIATIAASFLNEENGVSTVEDALNGARDIIAERFADDAGVRDKLRQLSWREGKLETSVKNAEEDEKQVFEMYYQYEEPIHRIVPHRILAINRGEKEDILRAAIQVPLERATQIMEQQWIPRNFSGTSVDEVKLAIADSYKRLIQPSIERELRGELTAKGEAQAIHIFSENLRNLLLQPPMRGKMVLGVDPAYRTGCKLAVVDETGKMLEVTAIYPHPPKPDIVKSKAVVKEILKKYPISIIAIGNGTASRETEQFIADLLKEVETDAAYVIVNEAGASVYSASDVARAEFPDLQVEQRSAISIARRLQDPLSELVKIEPKAVGVGQYQHDVSQKQLADSLTFIVETAVNQVGVDVNTASASLLQYVSGLSKTVAENIVNVRGEAGKFTSRAQLKKIPRLGAKTFEQAIGFLRIAEAKNPLDATGIHPESYKLAEEILKVAGITKKDVGTKKAEEAICKLNVQELSATLNVGEVTVKDTVDTLMKPSRDPRDAFPQPLLKTDVLKMEDLQVGMELQGTVRNVVDFGAFVDIGVKQDGLVHISKLQKRRIKHPLEVVALGDIVTVWVEKVEANKGRISLTMLPPEAQMD
- a CDS encoding anti-sigma regulatory factor; translated protein: MSKKAIIEISTEWDIVAARQLGRNEAKSVGFGTLDQAKITTTICELARNIYLYARAGKITIERISENDREGIRITASDKGPGIGDVRKVMEVGYSTSGGLGAGLPGVRQLMDDMDVQSFVNKGTTIRVEKWI
- the alr gene encoding alanine racemase; this translates as MENLTYYRPTKALIDLQAIKANIQSLRNYLQPHVDIIAVVKANAYGHGDIQVAAAAIEAGAVMLAVATPDEAVRIRQHFAHIDILVLGATPISFIPYAASENITLAVFSVQWVEQAQQIKSLQSPVKLHIKIDTGMGRIGVNSLEELLQLYEIITSTAQFSVDGIFTHFATADEEETLYFDKQVDKFKELLQYLPEKPRLVHVANTATALIKHSSLQFDAVRFGISMYGLLPSSYVGEVLPFPLRPALALETELVHVKKLHAGQSVGYGATFTAADDCYIGTIPIGYADGMIRKLSGQDVLVDGKRSPIIGRICMDQCMILLPAAYNVGERVTLVGKQQGEEITLDDWATKVETINYEVPCIITSRVPRIYIK
- a CDS encoding type II toxin-antitoxin system PemK/MazF family toxin encodes the protein MIVKRGDVFFADLSPVVGSEQGGTRPVLIIQNDIGNRFSPTVIIAAITAQIQKAKLPTHVEINAKKYGFERDSVILLEQLRTIDKSRLTDRITQLDAQLMEKVDVALEISLGLVKF
- a CDS encoding transcriptional regulator, whose amino-acid sequence is MYAKKLDDVVMKKVFVGLPEEMFVQFQRTFGSSFVSDEDITYLSTRKFTKHKQPNQIREALMKGYVEMSHINLSICSECLHAEYEAEHMVERLVSGG